In one Culex quinquefasciatus strain JHB chromosome 2, VPISU_Cqui_1.0_pri_paternal, whole genome shotgun sequence genomic region, the following are encoded:
- the LOC6032324 gene encoding methyltransferase-like protein 17, mitochondrial codes for MATFGLISRQKLALINRQCGFQRLFCSAGVTAKLKPEITLDESISQALDAGQYKPRKHEGRLTTGGCVTVPGPIVAAIVKSCKDHPVKALLAEGRKLDNFVRSRKPPMEPDELRRRINEVRHRVGEEFRGKVAVEEMSEEQITYINKVVEAQSKKRAKQQIYAWKPVDYDAFKGLQYLLGRSAAEYAVLTRIFEEIKKRDPGFRPRSLIDFGSGVGTGTWAASNLWKEHIFEYVSIDASADMNDLAELILRGGDVNKPMTLRNVFYRQFLPATSKSKYDLVMAAFSLFELPSARNRLDIVGNLWDKCDGYLVLVEHGSYAGFSLIEEARRFLLKKVEDGEGEELHVFSPCPHEQSCPRVTLDDGTPCNFEMTYNQLPLGGTAGEAAKCVYSYVVFKKGSPSAEQSRFPRLVRPTLVRSKHAVCRMCTDAGKLQEVIFTASKHGKNLYRCAKATKWGDQLPIKIEEKS; via the exons ATGGCAACGTTCGGCTTAATTTCCCGACAAAAACTAGCCTTAATCAATCGACAA TGCGGCTTCCAGCGCCTGTTCTGCAGCGCCGGTGTCACCGCCAAGCTCAAGCCGGAAATCACACTGGACGAATCGATCAGCCAGGCCCTGGATGCGGGTCAGTACAAGCCGCGGAAGCACGAGGGTCGCTTGACCACCGGGGGTTGCGTCACCGTTCCCGGCCCGATTGTCGCGGCGATCGTCAAAAGCTGCAAGGACCACCCGGTGAAGGCGTTGCTCGCCGAGGGCCGCAAGTTGGACAATTTTGTGCGCTCGAGGAAGCCTCCGATGGAGCCGGATGAGTTGAGGAGGAGGATTAATGAAGTCAGGCATCGGGTTGGGGAGGAGTTTCGGGGGAAGGTGGCTGTGGAGGAGATGAGCGAGGAGCAGATAACTTATATAAATAAGGTTGTGGAGGCGCAGTCGAAGAAGCGGGCCAAGCAGCAGATTTACGCGTGGAAACCAGTGGATTATGACGCGTTTAAGGGTTTGCAGTATTTGCTGGGGAGGTCGGCGGCGGAATACGCGGTTTTGACGCGGATATTCGAGGAGATTAAGAAGCGGGATCCTGGGTTTAGGCCTAGgagtttgattgattttgggTCGGGTGTTGGAACGGGCACTTGGGCGGCTTCGAACCTGTGGAAGGAGCACATCTTTGAGTACGTGTCGATTGACGCTTCGGCGGATATGAACGACCTGGCGGAGTTGATTTTGCGAGGCGGGGACGTTAATAAGCCGATGACGTTGAGGAACGTGTTTTATCGGCAGTTCCTTCCGGCGACCTCCAAGTCCAAGTACGACCTGGTGATGGCTGCTTTTTCGCTGTTTGAACTGCCTTCGGCGCGGAATCGGCTGGACATTGTCGGGAATCTGTGGGACAAGTGCGACGGCTATCTGGTGCTGGTCGAGCACGGATCTTACGCGGGATTTTCACTGATTGAGGAAGCGCGGAGGTTTCTGCTGAAGAAGGTCGAAGACGGTGAGGGGGAGGAGCTGCACGTGTTTTCGCCCTGTCCGCACGAGCAGTCGTGTCCCCGGGTGACGCTGGACGACGGGACGCCGTGCAACTTTGAAATGACCTACAACCAACTTCCGTTGGGTGGAACTGCCGGGGAGGCCGCCAAGTGCGTGTACTCGTACGTGGTGTTCAAGAAAGGTTCGCCCAGTGCCGAGCAGAGCAGGTTTCCGAGACTGGTGCGGCCAACGCTGGTCCGGTCGAAACATGCCGTTTGTCGGATGTGCACCGACGCGGGGAAGCTGCAGGAGGTCATCTTTACCGCGAGCAAGCATGGAAA GAACCTGTACCGATGTGCGAAGGCTACCAAGTGGGGAGACCAGTTGCCAATCAAAATTGAAGAGAAGAGTTGA